A section of the Numida meleagris isolate 19003 breed g44 Domestic line chromosome 16, NumMel1.0, whole genome shotgun sequence genome encodes:
- the TOR4A gene encoding torsin-4A, producing MDGELPGAEVDGELPTAMGDAAGEVSCAESSAKGEGPCADGSVEGEMPCSDNEGEGEMLCAETDAKGEESCSESEGEEMPEAEIPAASKKISFISSPLRAIVRLKQRYRVQKKSRLHFELPQEKSSEPVHARLLQRQFSLNRSGLYGSSKSFFNQPGFKTSQYFTFDTSVEEWAMSKPRRKKKRRKSRIVLYPDKTKRYLPTEEKSNAKRCLLLLIVIIFFQILNAIENLDDNLQKYDLDGLEKTMHREVFGQKLAVESIMQLLKDYLATHIHNKPLVLSLNGPTGVGKSHVGWLLAKHFRSVMDNDFVLQYFVMHHCPSDAAPLTCELDLSKKISDMVTRAEIEEKIPVFILDEVELMSPVLLDTLSRFFEPNQTNEFLNAIYILISNIGGSEITKFVIQNASAELLQQRSGAEELLSIIQPVLSHAHPLWKAADVVPFVLLERSHVIDCFLEEMRREGLYPEQSHVERLASQLSYYTTGDKQFSRLGCKQVVAKVNLL from the coding sequence ATGGACGGAGAGCTGCCCGGTGCTGAGGTGGATGGAGAACTTCCCACTGCCATGGGGGACGCAGCAGGAGAGGTGTCCTGTGCTGAAAGCAGTGCAAAAGGAGAGGGCCCTTGTGCTGACGGCAGCGTGGAAGGAGAGATGCCCTGCTCTGACAatgaaggggaaggagagatgCTCTGTGCCGAGACTGATGCAAAGGGAGAGGAGTCTTGCTCTGAGAGCGAAGGGGAAGAAATGCCTGAGGCTGAGATCCCCGCTGCTTCCAAGAagatctcttttatttcttctccgTTGAGGGCAATCGTCCGCCTCAAGCAGCGCTACCGAGTGCAGAAGAAAAGCCGGCTGCACTTCGAGCTCCCCCAGGAAAAATCATCTGAGCCCGTCCACGCGCGGCTGCTCCAGAGGCAGTTTTCCCTGAACCGATCTGGTCTGTACGGCTCCTCCAAATCCTTCTTTAACCAGCCCGGCTTCAAGACGTCCCAGTACTTCACCTTTGACACGTCCGTGGAAGAGTGGGCGATGAGCAAACCCAGGCGGAAAAAGAAACGAAGGAAATCTCGGATAGTGCTGTACCCCGACAAAACCAAGAGGTACCTTCCGACGGAGGAGAAGAGCAACGCCAAACGCTGCCTCCTCTTGCTCATTGTCATTATCTTCTTCCAGATCCTCAACGCCATAGAGAACCTGGATGACAACCTCCAAAAGTATGACCTCGATGGTCTAGAGAAAACAATGCACCGGGAAGTATTTGGGCAGAAGCTTGCAGTGGAAAGTATtatgcagctgctgaaggactATCTCGCTACCCACATCCACAACAAGCCGCTGGTCCTCTCGTTAAATGGCCCCACGGGAGTGGGGAAGAGCCACGTTGGCTGGCTGCTGGCCAAGCATTTTCGCTCCGTCATGGACAATGACTTCGTGCTTCAGTACTTTGTCATGCACCACTGCCCGAGCGACGCGGCTCCTCTGACTTGTGAGTTAGACTTGTCTAAAAAGATTTCTGACATGGTTACGAGAGCTGAAATCGAGGAGAAGATACCAGTGTTCATTCTGGATGAGGTTGAACTCATGTCTCCGGTCCTGCTGGATACTCTCAGCCGGTTCTTTGAGCCCAACCAAACCAATGAGTTCCTCAACGCCATCTACATCTTGATAAGCAACATAGGAGGTAGTGAAATCACCAAGTTTGTCATCCAGAACGCATCcgctgagctcctgcagcagcggAGCggagctgaggagctgctgagcatcATCCAACCCGTGCTGAGCCATGCCCACCCGCTCTGGAAGGCGGCGGACGTCGTCCCCTTTGTTCTCCTGGAGAGGAGTCACGTCATAGACTGCTTCCTGGAGGAGATGAGGAGGGAAGGGCTGTACCCCGAGCAGAGCCACGTCGAGAGGTTGGCCAGCCAGCTCAGCTACTACACTACAGGTGACAAGCAGTTCTCCAGGCTGGGCTGCAAGCAGGTTGTGGCCAAAGTCAACCTGCTGTAG